A section of the Dermacoccus nishinomiyaensis genome encodes:
- a CDS encoding VG15 protein has protein sequence MLPAEAEQRQALAQLVALAQRDLAAFWQAAGELPVGQLREALAEVLPGIGLTYGDAAAALGAEWFETAREASGAPGSFAPVLAEQPDQGRWASLANWATESMLKPDPPKDVRRIVLKRVDGGLQRSIAAQHRETIMRSSIADPAAKGWKRVGSGDTCDFCAKLLGRGAVYTDTSVHFRAHDHCSCAAAPAWDPRRVDRSHVNDDFTHSTRFRSDEARVRNARLLRDY, from the coding sequence ATGCTGCCGGCCGAAGCTGAGCAGCGTCAGGCGCTCGCGCAACTGGTGGCGCTCGCACAGCGTGACCTCGCCGCGTTCTGGCAGGCTGCTGGCGAGTTGCCCGTCGGCCAGTTGCGCGAGGCCTTGGCCGAGGTGCTTCCTGGCATTGGGCTGACGTACGGTGACGCGGCCGCGGCGCTCGGCGCTGAGTGGTTCGAGACGGCGCGTGAGGCATCTGGTGCGCCGGGGTCATTCGCTCCGGTGCTCGCTGAGCAGCCTGACCAGGGCCGCTGGGCGTCCCTGGCGAACTGGGCGACCGAGTCGATGCTCAAGCCTGATCCGCCGAAGGACGTCCGGCGCATCGTCCTCAAGCGTGTCGACGGCGGTCTGCAGCGCAGCATCGCCGCGCAGCACCGCGAGACGATCATGCGCTCGTCGATCGCCGACCCGGCCGCGAAAGGCTGGAAGCGCGTCGGCAGTGGCGACACGTGCGATTTCTGCGCGAAGCTGCTCGGGCGCGGCGCCGTCTACACCGACACGTCAGTGCATTTCCGCGCGCACGATCACTGCTCGTGCGCAGCAGCGCCGGCGTGGGATCCGCGACGCGTCGACCGCTCGCACGTCAACGACGACTTCACGCACTCGACACGCTTCCGCAGCGACGAGGCGCGCGTGAGGAATGCGCGCCTGTTGCGCGACTACTAG
- a CDS encoding phage tail tape measure protein, with the protein MSGVELATAYVSLAASAQGLRESVRDEFRLVERDAQSTGQTIGQHLVSGVSQSGSAITSNIENALSNGSNAAEGEGQNAGTGFAAGLRSRMASASTSFRGLFSGASAPAQAEGEQAGTSFSRGMASKLKDSTKLVAAAGVGGLGAMMAKGFADTLNLKQGTAKLTAQLGLSQDQAARAGTAAGKLFSSNMGDSADISEAMKSVIQDIDGMRGASDKTLAAMSGKALTVSKTFDQDLGGVTRAVSQMMRTGMAKSADEAFDIITKGFQSGANKSDDLLDTLNEYGTQFRKVGLSGADATGLINQGLQGGARDADLVADAVKEFSIRAVDGSKTTVAAYKDLGLNAEQMTSKIAKGGPAAKQGLGEILTRLRAVKDPAQQAQIATSLFGTQAEDLGKALFSLHPETAAKGLGQIAGATDKANAAVNSTPQAKLQNFIRSLQGGLVEVLGTKVIPAMEKFQKQFEDGEGAGGQFRDALEKVRGSLQSVSSFVQAHPDLTKGLVGGLGGLYAAKKAVDGVSSAFRGVRSGVDAAKAGWDAGKTAISGVKSAASSTSKALSGLKAGLSGAKPPNATAWTAAGNSMRNAGSASKEFAKNALQAGRNAASAALNVGRQGAASVIAAGKAKLISGATKTWALAQRMLNLAMSMNPIGLIILALVALGVGLMIAWQKSETFRNIVTGAWEAIKGAALGVWNWMRDSLWPGIKGVWDNISLGFVVVKDSIVGTWNKITGKFTEAWNWVSGVFKSWWGGIVRILSWPIDSAKGWIVKHWDGIVSKFTSVKDWVIGGFKRTWDTVKTVLSAPLGWARDEIHQRWENIKTNFTTVKDWVIGGFKRAWDTLKTVLSAPLGWARDEIHQRWENIKTNFTTVKDWVFGAFKRAWDGLKKLITSPVDGAKTALNNILGKDDNGGIRGMFNSAVKAVGKIWDKLKGIVTTPINGVIGIINNPFISGFNKLGKPFGLHIDELSKIGGKADGGRIPGRAGGGTIPGPWRGPRADNVLGISDKGVPTARVNPGEYITKVASTQRMERKHPGALAYINRHGTLPGHADGGFAGMPHANTGVGHTARGRYESYRPSVSIVALGKWLREKGFDVGQHPAFGGVAPRPTHMATSLHYVGQALDVNADGMAGGEAAAFDRLAPALIDAGWATIWRGPGHYDHLHVDTGLYGVLNEKQYGPISKTNMIVEGLKSVGGAIMSAVFDPLKAGAYKLIDGAVGKFGGGDFTKKILGGIAKKAVDGAIGWGNGKSSDATLEGGEGAGTKAAAAWRPQIEEALRLNGITPTEAMVQKWITQIGWESSGNPNAVQGNIGDINNKTGDLAKGLVQVIGSTFRAYHVDGTPNNVFDPIANLAAGINYARHRYGPGMGYIGRGARHGYADGGMVRDVPVFDRGGTLAPGINVVHNKLGRPEPLVRAEDVLGDRRGDINVNVTGVKYDSAPDIAREITHELRRHDAAGRYREVWA; encoded by the coding sequence GTGTCCGGTGTTGAGCTCGCGACCGCGTACGTTTCTCTCGCAGCGTCCGCTCAGGGCCTGCGTGAGAGCGTGCGCGACGAGTTCCGGCTCGTCGAGCGTGACGCGCAGAGCACGGGGCAGACGATCGGGCAGCACCTCGTCTCGGGCGTCTCCCAGTCCGGCTCGGCCATCACGTCGAACATCGAGAACGCCCTGTCGAACGGCTCCAACGCCGCTGAGGGCGAGGGGCAGAACGCCGGCACTGGCTTCGCCGCTGGCCTGCGTTCGCGCATGGCGTCCGCGTCGACGTCGTTCCGGGGCCTGTTCTCGGGTGCGAGCGCGCCCGCTCAGGCTGAGGGCGAGCAGGCGGGAACGTCATTCTCGCGGGGCATGGCGTCGAAGTTGAAGGACTCGACGAAGCTCGTCGCGGCCGCCGGCGTGGGCGGCCTGGGCGCGATGATGGCCAAGGGCTTCGCCGACACCCTCAACCTCAAGCAGGGCACCGCGAAGCTCACCGCGCAGCTCGGCCTGTCGCAGGATCAGGCGGCTCGCGCCGGCACCGCGGCAGGCAAGCTGTTCTCCAGCAACATGGGCGACTCGGCCGACATCAGCGAGGCCATGAAGTCGGTCATCCAGGACATCGACGGCATGCGTGGGGCGTCGGATAAGACGCTCGCAGCGATGTCCGGCAAGGCCCTGACCGTGTCAAAGACGTTCGACCAGGATCTCGGTGGCGTGACGCGTGCCGTGTCGCAGATGATGCGTACCGGCATGGCGAAGAGCGCCGATGAGGCGTTCGACATCATCACCAAGGGTTTCCAGTCCGGCGCGAACAAGAGCGATGACCTGCTCGACACGCTGAACGAGTACGGCACGCAGTTCCGCAAGGTCGGCTTGTCTGGTGCGGACGCGACGGGCCTGATCAACCAGGGCTTGCAGGGCGGCGCGCGTGACGCCGACCTCGTCGCGGATGCCGTCAAGGAGTTCTCGATCCGCGCCGTCGACGGGTCGAAGACGACGGTCGCGGCGTACAAGGATCTCGGCCTCAACGCTGAGCAGATGACGTCGAAGATCGCCAAGGGCGGCCCGGCAGCCAAGCAGGGTCTCGGCGAGATCCTGACCCGTCTGCGCGCGGTGAAGGACCCCGCGCAGCAGGCGCAGATCGCGACGTCGCTGTTCGGCACGCAGGCCGAAGACCTCGGCAAGGCACTGTTCTCGCTGCACCCGGAGACGGCCGCCAAGGGTCTCGGGCAGATCGCGGGCGCAACCGACAAGGCGAACGCCGCGGTGAACTCGACGCCGCAGGCGAAGCTGCAGAACTTCATCCGCTCCCTGCAGGGCGGCCTTGTCGAGGTGCTCGGCACGAAGGTCATCCCTGCGATGGAGAAGTTCCAGAAGCAGTTTGAGGACGGCGAGGGCGCGGGCGGGCAGTTCCGTGACGCCCTCGAGAAGGTGCGCGGCTCGCTGCAGTCTGTGTCCTCGTTCGTGCAGGCGCATCCTGACCTGACGAAGGGTCTCGTCGGCGGCCTCGGGGGATTGTATGCGGCGAAGAAGGCCGTAGACGGTGTTTCGTCGGCGTTCCGTGGCGTGAGGTCTGGTGTGGACGCTGCGAAGGCTGGCTGGGACGCGGGAAAGACTGCGATCTCTGGCGTGAAGTCGGCGGCTTCGTCGACGTCGAAGGCGCTGTCTGGGCTCAAGGCGGGCTTGTCGGGTGCGAAGCCGCCGAACGCTACGGCGTGGACTGCGGCCGGTAACTCGATGCGCAATGCAGGGTCGGCGAGCAAGGAGTTCGCGAAGAACGCGCTTCAGGCTGGGCGCAACGCGGCGAGCGCCGCGTTGAACGTCGGGCGCCAGGGTGCGGCGTCGGTGATCGCTGCGGGGAAGGCCAAGCTGATCTCTGGCGCGACGAAGACCTGGGCCTTGGCTCAGCGCATGCTAAACCTCGCGATGAGCATGAACCCAATCGGGCTCATCATCCTCGCGCTTGTCGCCCTTGGTGTCGGCTTAATGATCGCGTGGCAGAAGTCTGAGACGTTCCGCAACATCGTCACGGGCGCATGGGAAGCGATCAAGGGTGCCGCGCTCGGCGTGTGGAACTGGATGCGCGATTCGCTGTGGCCCGGCATCAAGGGCGTGTGGGACAACATTTCCCTGGGTTTCGTAGTGGTCAAGGATTCCATCGTCGGAACGTGGAACAAGATCACTGGAAAGTTCACCGAGGCTTGGAATTGGGTCTCTGGCGTTTTCAAGTCCTGGTGGGGCGGAATTGTCCGGATTCTTTCTTGGCCGATTGACTCGGCTAAGGGTTGGATTGTCAAGCATTGGGACGGAATCGTCTCGAAGTTTACCTCCGTCAAGGACTGGGTGATCGGTGGGTTCAAGCGGACTTGGGATACGGTCAAGACCGTTCTTTCTGCTCCTCTTGGTTGGGCTCGAGATGAAATCCATCAGCGTTGGGAAAACATCAAGACCAACTTTACTACGGTAAAGGACTGGGTGATTGGTGGATTCAAGCGCGCCTGGGACACGCTCAAGACCGTTCTTTCTGCTCCTCTCGGTTGGGCTCGAGATGAAATCCATCAGCGTTGGGAAAACATCAAGACCAACTTTACTACGGTAAAGGACTGGGTGTTCGGCGCTTTCAAGCGAGCTTGGGATGGACTGAAGAAGCTCATCACCTCTCCCGTCGATGGGGCCAAGACCGCCTTGAACAACATCCTCGGCAAGGACGACAACGGCGGAATCCGTGGCATGTTCAACTCTGCCGTCAAGGCTGTCGGCAAGATCTGGGACAAGCTCAAGGGCATCGTGACGACGCCGATCAACGGCGTCATCGGCATCATCAACAACCCCTTCATCTCGGGATTCAACAAGCTCGGCAAGCCATTCGGGCTGCACATCGACGAGCTGTCGAAGATCGGCGGCAAGGCCGACGGTGGGCGCATCCCCGGACGTGCTGGCGGCGGCACCATCCCCGGCCCGTGGCGCGGCCCGCGTGCGGACAACGTCCTCGGCATCTCCGACAAGGGCGTGCCGACGGCGCGTGTCAACCCTGGCGAGTACATCACCAAGGTGGCTTCGACGCAGCGCATGGAGCGCAAGCACCCCGGCGCCCTCGCGTACATCAACCGTCACGGGACGCTGCCGGGGCACGCTGACGGCGGCTTCGCGGGCATGCCGCACGCGAATACCGGTGTCGGGCACACGGCTAGGGGCCGCTACGAGTCCTATAGGCCGTCGGTGTCCATCGTCGCGCTCGGGAAATGGCTGCGCGAAAAGGGTTTCGACGTCGGTCAGCACCCTGCGTTCGGTGGCGTGGCACCGCGTCCGACGCACATGGCAACGTCGCTGCACTATGTCGGCCAGGCCTTGGACGTCAACGCCGATGGCATGGCGGGCGGCGAGGCGGCGGCTTTTGATCGTCTCGCTCCCGCGCTCATCGACGCCGGGTGGGCGACGATTTGGCGCGGGCCGGGCCACTACGACCACCTTCACGTCGACACAGGCCTTTACGGCGTGCTGAATGAAAAGCAGTACGGCCCGATTTCGAAGACGAACATGATCGTGGAAGGTCTCAAGAGCGTGGGCGGCGCGATCATGTCGGCCGTCTTCGACCCGCTGAAGGCTGGCGCCTACAAGCTCATCGACGGCGCCGTCGGCAAGTTCGGTGGTGGCGACTTCACGAAGAAGATCCTCGGTGGCATCGCGAAGAAGGCTGTTGACGGCGCGATTGGCTGGGGCAACGGTAAGTCGTCGGATGCGACGCTCGAGGGCGGCGAGGGTGCTGGAACGAAGGCTGCCGCCGCGTGGCGTCCGCAGATCGAGGAGGCGCTCAGGCTCAACGGGATCACGCCGACCGAGGCGATGGTGCAGAAGTGGATCACGCAGATCGGGTGGGAGTCGTCGGGCAACCCCAACGCCGTGCAGGGCAACATCGGTGACATCAACAACAAGACGGGCGACCTCGCCAAGGGGCTCGTCCAGGTCATCGGTTCCACGTTCCGCGCGTACCACGTCGACGGCACACCGAACAACGTGTTCGACCCGATCGCGAACCTCGCTGCGGGCATCAACTATGCACGGCACCGCTACGGCCCCGGCATGGGATACATCGGCCGTGGTGCAAGGCACGGCTACGCCGACGGTGGCATGGTGCGCGACGTGCCGGTCTTCGACCGTGGCGGCACGCTGGCTCCCGGCATCAACGTCGTGCACAACAAGCTCGGGCGCCCCGAGCCGCTCGTGCGCGCCGAAGACGTCCTCGGTGATCGTCGCGGTGACATCAACGTCAACGTCACCGGCGTGAAGTACGACTCCGCGCCCGACATCGCCCGGGAGATCACTCACGAGCTGCGTCGTCATGACGCTGCCGGCCGCTACCGGGAGGTGTGGGCATGA
- a CDS encoding phage major capsid protein has product MAGFAEIVGRAEVTDQLIPDQHINEILQTTPEDSVVLSRAKQVRMSSKKAKQPVLASLPEAYWVDGDTGLKQTDSVSWKGITMTAEELAVIVPIPDAVIDDSNVPLWDEIKPLLKEAIGKKVDQATLFGTDKPASWPEAIVPAAIKAGNVSQLSATNNLADAFLETAAKASEGGFGVNGFLATPGLNWRLRGLKDKNGQPLFGSPTAGGNSTLYGYTLDEVRNGAWNTAAATGIALDWSKFVVGVRQDITYDIFKEGVISDSTGKVVLNLMQQDTKALRVVFRVGFQTAVPMTRLGGSYPAGVITPAAA; this is encoded by the coding sequence ATGGCTGGATTCGCCGAGATCGTCGGGCGGGCTGAGGTCACTGACCAGCTCATCCCCGACCAGCACATCAACGAGATCCTGCAGACGACGCCCGAGGACTCCGTTGTCCTCTCGCGCGCGAAGCAGGTTCGCATGTCCTCCAAGAAGGCCAAGCAGCCCGTCCTCGCGTCGCTGCCCGAGGCTTACTGGGTCGACGGCGACACGGGTCTCAAGCAGACCGACTCGGTGTCGTGGAAGGGCATCACGATGACGGCCGAGGAGCTCGCCGTCATCGTCCCGATCCCCGACGCCGTCATCGACGACTCGAACGTCCCGCTGTGGGACGAGATCAAGCCGCTGCTCAAGGAGGCCATCGGCAAGAAGGTCGACCAGGCGACGCTGTTCGGTACGGACAAGCCCGCGTCGTGGCCCGAGGCGATCGTCCCCGCGGCGATCAAGGCCGGCAACGTCTCGCAGCTGTCCGCGACGAACAACCTCGCCGACGCGTTCCTCGAGACGGCTGCGAAGGCGTCCGAGGGTGGCTTCGGTGTTAACGGCTTCCTCGCGACGCCGGGCCTGAACTGGCGCCTGCGTGGGCTCAAGGACAAGAACGGTCAGCCGCTGTTCGGCTCCCCCACCGCTGGTGGCAACTCGACCCTCTACGGCTACACGCTGGACGAGGTGCGCAACGGCGCGTGGAACACGGCCGCCGCGACGGGTATCGCGCTCGACTGGTCGAAGTTCGTCGTCGGCGTCCGCCAGGACATCACGTACGACATCTTCAAGGAGGGTGTCATCTCCGACTCGACCGGCAAGGTCGTGCTCAACCTCATGCAGCAGGACACGAAGGCCCTGCGCGTCGTGTTCCGTGTCGGCTTCCAGACGGCTGTTCCGATGACGCGCCTCGGTGGTTCGTACCCGGCCGGCGTCATCACTCCGGCGGCTGCGTGA
- a CDS encoding phage tail tube protein, with the protein MGANNGSKVAAYSPKAGGGVFWAPRGTVLPTDASTALDEKFKCLGAISDDGVKPSIEAKTDQVKEWDGSTLANLLTDESRSFEFTLLSPLDKDVLEFAFGATNVTVTAPTPTSGTKTAVLDKGGKPDQGVLVLDMKFGSKKIRKIVPVADPVIKGEEAYVLGKLSGYSVEVEAIKDATGVRVYEYSEDSDKLAA; encoded by the coding sequence ATGGGAGCCAACAACGGCTCGAAGGTCGCCGCCTACAGCCCGAAGGCGGGCGGCGGCGTGTTCTGGGCGCCTCGAGGCACCGTCCTGCCGACGGATGCGTCGACCGCGCTCGACGAGAAGTTCAAGTGCCTCGGCGCCATCTCCGATGATGGCGTGAAGCCGAGCATCGAGGCGAAGACCGATCAGGTCAAGGAGTGGGACGGCAGCACGCTCGCCAACCTGCTCACCGACGAGTCGCGCTCGTTCGAGTTCACGCTCCTGTCGCCGCTCGACAAGGACGTCCTCGAGTTCGCGTTCGGCGCGACGAACGTCACCGTCACGGCGCCGACGCCGACGTCGGGCACGAAGACGGCTGTCCTCGACAAGGGCGGCAAGCCCGACCAGGGCGTCCTCGTCCTCGACATGAAGTTCGGGTCGAAGAAGATCCGCAAGATCGTGCCCGTCGCCGACCCCGTCATCAAGGGCGAAGAGGCGTACGTCCTCGGCAAGCTGTCCGGCTACTCGGTCGAGGTCGAGGCCATCAAGGACGCCACCGGCGTGCGCGTCTACGAGTACAGCGAGGACAGCGACAAGCTCGCTGCCTGA
- a CDS encoding phage distal tail protein yields MTMLLEEEFELDGYVFGGIHGYHRRVTTLGSGVDPGSVSIRAQDAEIDGWDGVRFGRDVLGAPEWSFTLGVRSDLDVWEELAGLTRVWRAPSNRRPGGVSVLRYRRNGRSYRMYGRPRKLDLKPAARKDDGFQQVVATFMLAEPSMYLETPRQGANVVDLTLLPTDTSGGLVWPAIAPFEFRAGSSTRHGGTVVGGTGDAPFTATITGPVSGALSRPRIAGGGWEIASSVTVPPGSTLVIDTRTQTIQLDGVNVPGSLSRASRLTARLTPGAQTLTFAGSDPSNTARCRFEWFDAVPL; encoded by the coding sequence ATGACGATGTTGCTCGAGGAGGAGTTCGAGCTCGACGGGTACGTCTTCGGCGGCATTCACGGCTACCACCGGCGCGTGACGACGCTGGGCTCGGGTGTTGACCCGGGCTCAGTGTCGATCCGCGCGCAGGACGCCGAGATCGACGGCTGGGACGGTGTGCGCTTCGGGCGTGACGTGCTCGGTGCGCCCGAGTGGAGTTTCACGCTCGGCGTGCGCTCTGACCTCGACGTGTGGGAGGAGCTCGCGGGCCTCACTCGCGTGTGGCGTGCCCCGTCGAACCGTCGCCCTGGCGGCGTGTCGGTGTTGCGATACCGCAGGAACGGGCGCTCGTATCGCATGTACGGGCGCCCTCGAAAGCTCGACCTGAAGCCTGCCGCGCGCAAGGACGACGGCTTCCAGCAGGTTGTCGCGACGTTCATGCTCGCCGAGCCGTCGATGTACCTCGAGACGCCCCGTCAGGGCGCGAATGTCGTCGACTTGACGTTGCTGCCGACGGACACGTCGGGAGGTCTCGTGTGGCCGGCGATCGCGCCGTTCGAGTTCCGGGCTGGCTCGTCGACGCGTCACGGCGGCACCGTCGTCGGCGGCACGGGCGATGCGCCGTTCACTGCGACGATCACCGGACCCGTCTCGGGCGCCTTGTCGCGTCCGCGCATCGCGGGTGGCGGCTGGGAGATCGCCTCGAGCGTGACGGTGCCGCCCGGCTCGACGCTCGTCATCGACACGCGCACGCAGACGATCCAGCTCGACGGCGTCAACGTGCCCGGCAGCCTCTCGCGTGCCTCACGGCTGACGGCCCGGCTGACGCCTGGCGCGCAGACTCTCACCTTCGCCGGGTCGGACCCGTCGAACACGGCACGCTGCCGGTTCGAGTGGTTCGACGCGGTGCCCCTCTGA